The proteins below come from a single Pleuronectes platessa chromosome 3, fPlePla1.1, whole genome shotgun sequence genomic window:
- the LOC128430032 gene encoding uncharacterized protein LOC128430032, with protein sequence MAARSRITVLLLLFLLSTEHSFAVNLNELEPLVDELLSKYRAEGVFSLAVSIPLNQNQDQTKNQKQGAYQIQEVLESDPAANVENKINNGEVYVGSRVVAAKPGGGLHAESRVVDKLNQLYKSPQFNQDDLLLLYVYASPCVEQCTDEVHPLSILRGLNEIRRWNNWAVVFSKIFKPSNGHENTDMERVRALRRLATYQGDLGSVGLQNIFRCDGDENQQMKCVSCSSDGQVAQTCVSDGPQSGRGASSQGGAQADWLTPKKGKGDRVRRDISYNTGDSSAHISESNKGAEDAPSVDENGNDVGSDEGKGSDLRTVVDILSPHIGFDSGDGRVSKGKGKVSKGKGKVRKSKGGKRRRGKGKGRRGKGRRGKGVKGKGRRGKGGRGGKGKKSRRGGRSRRRGLDQDWIFASDF encoded by the exons ATGGCCGCCCGGAGCCGGATCacggttctgctgctgctcttcctcctgtcgACTGAACACAGTTTTGCTGTGAACCTGAACGAACTTGAACCGCTGGTAGACGAACTCTTGAGCAA GTACCGTGCAGAAGGTGTGTTCAGTCTGGCCGTGAGTATCCCGCTGAACCAGAACCAGGACCAGACCAAGAACCAGAAACAGGGTGCTTACCAAATCCAGGAAGTCCTCGAAAGTGACCCTGCTGCCAACGTGGAGAACAAGATCAACAACGGTGAAGTGTACGTTGGCAGCAGGGTGGttgcagccaagcctgggggtGGTCTTCATGCAGAGTCACGTGTTGTGGACAAATTGAATCAGTTGTACAAGAGTCCTCAATTCAATCAGGATGATTTGTTGCTTCTCTATGTTTATGCCTCCCCGTGTGTTGAACAATGTACAGATGAAGTTCACCCGCTAAGCATCCTTAGAGGGTTAAATGAAATTCGGCGTTGGAATAATTGGGCAGTTGTGTTTTCTAAAATATTCAAGCCCAGTAATGGTCATGAGAACACAGACATGGAGCGCGTTAGAGCCCTCAGGCGACTTGCAACGTATCAAGGTGACCTAGGTTCAGTTGGTCTACAGAACATCTTCCGCTGTGACGGAGATGAAAACCAACAGATGAAGTGTGTCAGCTGCTCAAGTGACGGTCAGGTGGCACAGACATGTGTGTCAGACGGTCCTCAGTCAGGTAGAGGTGCCTCCTCACAGGGGGGGGCTCAGGCTGATTGGCTAACccccaaaaaaggaaaaggggacCGAGTAAGAAGGGACATCAGTTATAACACAGGTGACAGCTCTGCTCATATCTCTGAGAGCAACAAGGGAGCTGAGGACGCCCCCTCAGTTGATGAGAATGGAAATGATGTTGGTTCTGATGAAGGCAAAGGAAGTGATTTAAGGACGGTAGTGGACATATTGTCCCCTCACATCGGCTTTGATTCTGGAGATGGAAGAGTGAGCAAGGGCAAAGGAAAAGTGAGCAAGGGCAAAGGAAAAGTGAGAAAGAGCAAAGGAGGTaaaaggagaagagggaaagggaaagggagaagaggaaaagggagaagaggtaAAGGAGtgaaaggaaaagggagaagagggaaaggaggacgaggagggaaaggaaaaaagagcAGGCGAGGGGGGAGAAGCAGAAGACGGGGTTTGGACCAGGACTGGATTTTTGCCTCCGATTTTTGA